The DNA region TCGTTATCTTTCAAAGCTCTTTCACAGAAATGGTGGGAGTTTAGATGGAAAaatttgataagatattttattgcaccgtctcagaaatcccattatgatagtaacctccctgtttgctggagaaattgtggaaatcaaaatgcaaatcattatcatattttttgggactgccctgttatcaaaaactattggaggaggatacacaatgccctacaagacatctttaaatgtgaaatacccttggagagtaagaccatatattttggatatatacctcaagaatagttgaaaagagataaatatttaatgaatatactgttggtggctggtaaaaagactcttactaggaaatggttatcacaggaaagcccaactttaaatacatggatagaaatttacaaaatggagaagataacagcatctgttaatcataagctggaacaatttgattcatactgggggaaatggtttaactacataatgcctcataggcctgattttattctcacaaatcaatgaatctgttgttaaaaaaaagatcactccctacttgtacatagttctttccttttgcttgttttttctttccactcttttctataagtgtataccccagataaatactttgtggagattttgtgatatatatgattatatgatatatatgtacaatgactgaaatacattttatggaaatgtttgtttgatgaactccaattaaaaaaattacaaaaaatccgTTTAATATTTGGCTATTTGCAGCTCTAGAAAGCTCTGTTTAGACCACACTCGGAATataatttctggtcacctcattacgggaagggtgtggaagctttggagagggtgcagaggagattcaccaggatgctgcctggattagagagggtacagaggagattcaccaggatgctacctggattagagagggtgcagaggagattcaccaggatgctgcctggattagagagcatgtctagaGCGAGCTAGGGCGTTTCTCTTCGGAGCGAGGGAGGGATGAGATGTGATTTAATAGTGATGTATAAGATGAAAAGAGGCATAGAGTGAACAGACAGAAActttttccagggcagaaatggcgaAGATGACATTGTTAAGGCGTTTGGAGTAAGGTATTGAGGGGTGTCAAAAATAGGATTTTTATACAGAAAGTGGTGAGaccctgccaagggtggtggtagaggctggtacattagggacatttaagggtcttataggcacatgggtgaaggaaaaatggagagctatgtgtatttgtttggggggggggggtgggggagagcggctagattgatcttagagtaagttaaagtGACCAAGGCCTGTTCTATACCCATCAGTTATTGAGTGCAACACACACTGTCTTCAATCGTCGTCAAGAAAAGACGCACCCGGAGTTCCCTCCAGTTTGGACCCTTTATCTGTCATTACGCAAGGTTGGGCGTAAGACTGTGGGTTGTCTCGAAGCACGACCTAAAGAGGTCGATCCAATGGCTCTCTGAAGACTGATGGCAACCTAACAACATCTCACTTCCTAGTGCCACTTGATTCTCCAAAATTCTCCAGAACCTTTACATTAAACTAAATTGTTTGGTCTGAGTAATTAAGACGAGCAAATGTACTGGAATACGTTGACTGCGGGATCAGCATTAGTAGATTCAATAACAATTTGATATTTGATTGAAAAGAGCGAAATTAAAGTGCCATAGGGAAGGAGAGCGGTGCGAAACGCAAAACTGCTCATTGGAGAACTGCTCCACTGGCATTGTGGGTTCAAGGTGAGACATGACATGCGAGGGCGACAATAGGTGTAACACAGAGCTGAGTTTTAAACGCTGATGTAATCAGCTGATTACAAAGATTAGTTTGATCACTCCTACAGAACGGCGGAGCAGCGTGAATTAGTAGTTTGGTTATCTCTTGGTATTTCGGAGCTTCGGTAGTTCATGGTGAAATGGCCAAGCTCTCTCTTTCCACAACTTCTTAAACAATGTAGAACAGCGGAATGGTAAGTTTCAAAACTCTTCCGAAAAGCCGGAAGATCCACGCCGAGTAAGGTTTCTGCAAGTCCTTGCGCAGTAAATTTAGCTTTAGAAAATAACACTTGTCCGCGCCGTCGGTTCTACTGGCAACGTGTTAATGCTTGAACGCGCAGGTAAACTTTAGCTCCCAGTGGATAGCTTTTTGCGTATTTGAACAATAGTTGGAAGGTtatcttctttaaaaaaaatatttaattgcgtttttaagtaattacaagtgtgggaaaaaaagtatatatcccttcccccctccccttaacccctcccccctaacttccctatataaaaaaagagaaagtaagaaagaaaaaaaagaaagagtgcctggttgttggaagatctccacatgttccatggagttcttaataactttagtatatatatttatttatttccccaagtaaccaattgtttcatcttcagagcacctatatatttaatcctgtcttttgtaaataagggcaccaaattttcaaaaatgtttcatatttatctcttaaattataagtaattttttctaatggaatacagccatagatttctttcttccaacaatctatacttaaatatgtatctgatttccaagtaactgcaatagcctttttggctactgccagtgcaatttttatgaattctttctgatatttatttagtttgagtttcggttttatcTTCTTTAACACATCTTTGCATATGGGATATTCGGCTGTCAGTTCCATTGATGTGTAAGCCTTAAAAGACTTCTAAATGCTCCTAATTGATGCAAGTCCGGGCCACGCTGATAAAATCAATTACATAGAATGATATTTTAAACTGTAGACAGCCAACTCCCATACAtcaaaggatggggggggggggtgcttagcAGAGTTGTGTAGGTACTTGTGCCCGCTGTGGCTGGGTGTGCTGTGGACAGGGGAAGGTCGTGGGGAGCTGGGAACAGCTGTGAGATTTCAGAGCAGAAAATTGTGATTGTGTCAGAACATGGAGACCATTAACACGGCGCTGGCTTTGAGAGCAGAGCGTGAAACGGATTTGCCATTTACCACAGAGCGAGAAATGAGCGTTGAATAGCACCCCCACTATGACACTGGCCAGCAGCCCCTTATTGCTCTGTCATCTAGACACAGTGAGCAGCAGCAATTTTTCGCTTAATTTTCCGCTGTGGGAGGGACATCGCCGCCCAGGATGCGGATCTTGGCCTCTGATAACTCACTTCATTGGGTGTAAACATAAGGGGCATTGCATAACGCTGCACGCAAAGTATCACCAGTTGACTTTTCGGTAATCTTATAGGAACTCGAACTAATTAATTCTTCATTAAAAACTCGCACTTCTTTCAGTCTCTACCTTTCCAGACCGAAATTTCTCTTCGTATTTCATCTTATAGATAAATGGGTTTTAATTAATAATTGGTTATTATTTTTCTTATTTAGATGGGCATTGATCAATGGAGAATATTCCCTTCAACTCTAAAGGAACATCAGGCAAAGATTTGACTAACTGACCACTGGAAGATCAGCTCAGTGTTTCTAATCCGGTAGGGATGAGTAATGATAAAAGGCGCGTTCTCTTCCCCTTTACAATAGGGGCTTACAGCTGCGGCAAGTGGCCGCTTCTACTGGCGGTAACACTTTGTATTCAGATGCAAAGTGGGGAAGCTTTATAAAACCCTGGAGCGGCTCGCCAGCGGCATACCGGAGCATCGCACAGCTCACCTGCTCTCAGGGAGCAAGAACACGCGACGTTTCCAAAAACCAAAATAAATACATCAGGAAAACGAAAAACTGAAATGAAAAATAGCAGCAAGCCGGTGGGACGATTCCAGCTCTCGCTCACCACACAAGCTTGCAACTATAGAAAGGTGCGGACGAAATTTAATGCAATTGTTCAACTTTCGCGGTGTTTCCTTTCGAAGAATTAATTTGTGAAAATTGCAAAgaatgtaaacgtttttattgtTTCCAGATTTCGAAGCCTTTGATGGAGAAAAAAAGAAGAGCCCGGATCAACGAATGTTTGGAGCAACTGAAGACGTTATTGGAAGAACACTACTCTAACAATGTGAGATTTTAAACTGTGAACGCCCTTCTCACGGCCGTCCCACGGGGATGGGCATTTGCCCATGTGCTTTGTAAACTTAGACCAAAATATTTTGAAGtcgaattgggccatttggcccatcgcgtctgttctgccatttcattatttctctctcagccccagtctcttgccttctctctgtaactctTGGAGTATGGTACTTTTGCTCGGATGCTTTATTTCTCAGTATTTATCACCCCCACCTCCGGTGTGCTTTGTTTAAATGTTGTGTACCTACTATATATCCCTAACAGATCAGGAAGCGTAAACTGGAAAAGGCCGACATCCTGGAATTAACAGTCAAACATCTGAGGGATTTGCAGAGTTCTCGACAAGGTAGGCCTTATCATCATCAGTACACCCAGAAATAAAAGGGAGCTGCtggtgggtggtgtgtgtgtgtgtgtgtgtgtgtgtgtgagagagagagagagagagagagagaaagagagagagagagtaggaggggagggggagagggagagagggaggaaaagaAGGAAAGGTGGAAGGTGGGATTCAGAGCTCTGCCCACGTCATCGGAAAGTTGATGCAAAAAGCCTGGGTGTCTCCAAATATAAATGCGATGATTACTAACTTTCAGCGCCGTATTTCCTGCAGTATAAATTTTATTTACTATAGTGTAATTTAGTTAAAATATTCTTTGACCAATTAGTTAACTTTGTCTTCCCCCAAGGCCACTAAAACGCGCCGCTCCGTTGCATTGAAATTAACTGAGATACGCGAACGGGGACGCTGCTGGGCGCACGGGTGGAGATGGAAGGGTCGGGATGTGGGTGACGTAGTAGAAGAGGGTTAAGTAGATGGCTTGAGTGTCCCAAGCAAAAGAAGCCGGATTTGGATTGGTAAGGGAGGGGGTGTGGCTGAGGCGTTCAGGAAAAGGAAGATTAACAGACTAGGGTCCCTGACCTTCCTCTGTATTGGACCATGCGTTATCGCAATAGAAAACAGTGCGGACGGAGGGAACGTGTAAGTTGATATTTAAAAGAAACAGTGGAAAAGTAAGTTGGAAAATAAACGTATAAAGCATCGGTAAAGTATGAAACGTTACAGTTAGAAAATTGCTGGCGATCCCCATTCAGTTGAGCTCACTGATTTTATTTGTGTTTTCAGGGGCCCTGGTGTTGTCTCAGGATGGTGTGGCGGAATACCAGGCAGGATTTAGAAGCTGCTTGAACGGGGTCAGTCAGTACCTGCTGAGAAGCAAAAGTACAGACGAGCATCTGCGACTGGGAGTGCTGAACCACTTGGTAAACGCTTTTCCCGTCTTCTCGGCTTCTGGTTTCAGCACGGCGGACAGCGGCTGTCGATTTGAAGTTTCTCCGTCAACCAGGCTTCACTCAGTGCAGGCTTCATTCAACCCGTCGATTCCGCCGCCCAGCGAGCCCACCGCCCCAACCAGCCGCTCGGGCaaacctcctcctccctccccttccctggcTCGACGCAGCAGCCAGAGACGAGTGGCTGAGGTCACGTTGAGTGAACAGAAATCCATCCCCGAAACCCCAGCAAAAGAAAAGCGAAGTCCAGCCATCAGCACTGACACTAAAACTACCACCAACCTTGTACTTTCTCCTGACTCAGAAGCCCTTTGGCGGCCTTGGTAGCTGCTTCATCCCCTGAGATGTACATAGTATACATTAACATAGTTCTGTGATTTCTTTTGTAGCCTTGTGTATATAAGTGTATGTAAATGCAACGTGCGGAAAAAAAGCGTTGCAATATTATTTCTATATCGGAATGGAATAAAGGTTGTATTATATAGATTACGCTTTAGGCTTTTATCTATCCATGATCAGCAGACTGGGTAGCAATGGTACTGGGCTAggaaccgcccccccccccccctccctacCGCCCAGACCTTAACTAATCAGCTGGCGAACTTAAAATCAGGTAATTATACAGATCTGCAATAAAAATCGCTTAATTCTGTTTAATTGTTTATTTCTGTTTAATTCTGAAAATTCGCCTGTCTCCCTAATGTGTGTTGGAGTTAACTTCCGAAATAACCCACACATTTATAACAAGCGGCGGACCCACCTGACTCTCATTGTTATATTTTGTTAAGTACAGTCACTGGTGACTTGCTAGAAGAGAATAACGAGACTGTGCATTTTTCACATATTTATCAGCCCAATGGAAGGAGCACAATAATAATGTCTTTATTCAACATGTTTTCTGCAGTCAGTACTTTTTACCTGTTTTGTGATATAAACAAGTTCACGGAAAGAAACTAAGCAGAAtatagaagtgtgtgtgtgtgtgtgtgtgtgtgtgtgtgtgtgtgtgtgtgtgtgtgtgtgtgtgtgtgtgtgtgtgtgtgtgtgtgtgtgtgtgtgtgtgtgtgtgtgtgtgtgtgagagagagagagagagagagagagagaaagactgaCGGTCTAAAACTATATAGAACGACGGGGTGGATTAGAGTGAATATGACAGTAACAGTTAAAAGTGTTTTGAGGAATACCTTGGTTAAGGTGGAAAGTCGAGTAGGTGCATGcaccgcacacaaaatgctggaagaactcagcaggccaggcagcatctatgaaaacgagtacagtcaacgtttcgggccgagacacttcggcaGGACAAAtcgtgtgtgttacttgaatttccagcatctgcagatttgctcttgtttgtgattaggtACATACACCAATGAGGCAGGAAGGAAGTGGAATGAAATAAATGCCATGAAGTCGTGGGCTGTTGTTAACCAGCCTCGCAGAATAATCGGGCCATGTGGAATTTCCCAACACAATTTCAATGTATTTGTGTGAAATCGTAGTCGATTTAAATCAATTCGTTACTGTTAATGAAAGATTAACTCTTAATATCATAATAAGTAAAAACAATCAGAGTGTGCAATTTTCGCAGATTTTTTAGCCCTGATTGTTAATATGAGATTTCCTATAGAGAACAGACTTCAGCCTCCGCACCTCCGAGTGCATGATCTCGGTTAATCGATCCCTTGTTCCACACCGTCCTCTTCCTCCCAACCCTCACCACCAACtccacctgccccccccccccaccctcgccTTTCAATTCCCCAGTCCCTGGTACGTACATTTCAGATTCTGCCAACTGTTATGCTGCCCGAATCATTATGAAGGGAGAGCGAAGCGGTCGATTAATGAACTGCATCGCAAGGAGGCCGATTCGCACCGGGAGTCTCTGGGTAGCAGTCAGAGATGGGAAGTGAGACTGATGCCTCTTCCACTGCCCTCCTTCACTTTCTGGGAGCGCCAGGGCTAATCAGACCTTCTGCCGCTGGTTCTGCCAAGTTATAACATTTGGCAAGTATGAGCATAGTTTTTGCCTCATGGAAATTATAGATTGCATTGTGATTCGCATAAATGTCCGATTTCGGCACCCTCTGTTGCACAACGCAGGGCGCGCGTGCAATTCTCAGACAGCTACTGATGCGCTTAGCTCTTCAGAGACAAGTGCATCGAGGCTGTGTGCTGGTTTGGCAAGATGATTTAATAGTGGACTCTGACTCAGCTCCCTCCGATTCTTCGGACAGCTGCCCGCACTGGGGATAATTTATAGTAGCTCATTGACCTCACAACCTTTGGGTTGCGGGAGGAAGCCGGAGACCCACGTGATTGTCGccagaacgtgcaaactctgcaTCGTCAGCACTGGAGCTGAAGGTAGAGCGGGGCTGGCTGAGCGCGCAGCTCTAACTGCTGTGCTTTAGAGGCCAGGCGTTAAATGGTCGGTCGCCATAGTTGAAAGAACACGGAAGTGACCCCCAACAATCCATGAGATATGGCCAGCCAGTGAGAAATGTCAATATTAACTcaagttgtatttaatcacatttTTCTTGCATGGCTCCTCTAAGGTCACCAAATATTCCAAGGATTTCACGCGAGTAAAAAGCGGCACGATATACACTAAGACCTTTGGACTGGGGACCAAATCCTTGTTGGAACCGATAGGTGTTAATTTGGACCATAAATGAAGAGAGGTCGTTTGTGATCTGGATTCTTCTTGGAGCTACTGGGTTTCATTCGATTGTTTTTATTGGATGGTCTTCCTCTGGTGGCGATGAATGGGAAATTCCAGGGGTTTATTATGTTACACTTAATGCACAGGATCTGAAGTGAACAATAAAACGTACAAAGCTCTATAAGCTTTTATAGTGGATCATGGACAGCCCCGCTGGGCAAATGCGGCATTTCATGAACTATCCAAAGAGGAATAATTGGTGCGGTTAATCATTGACACAACAATAGCCATTAAAGGACAGTTCCTACTTCCTCTTTATTCGTCACGTTCATCACAAGAACAAAGCGCTCCCAGACAGCACATATGGAACAGCACAAGAGAttcagtagatgctggaaatcctgtgctggaggaaatcaacaggttAAGCAGTATCCATAGAAGGGAATAAATAATGgacatttcgggccgacacccttcatcaggactggaaaggaacgggGGAAAAAACCAAGAtaagaagggagatgggggaaggATTACACGGTGAAGGtattaggtgaagccaggtgagggggtggtgttaagtggaaaaggcaaaaggctgaagaagaatgaatctaATAGGACGGGAGAGTgcaccatgggagaaagtgaaggaggaggggcatcgggGGAGATGATagccaggtgaggagaagaggtaagaagggagccagagtggggaatggaagaaaggGGGATTGAATTATCCGCACGTTCACCACTTTTACCACTCTGATGCCGTCGCCTCAATCTTGAATGCTTCAGTCGATCTGCTCCCAACATCCACAAAATAAGGGTTCTCAACTAATTTGTTCTGGTGTACAAAACCACTCTCTGACCAGACCCTGGAGAGTGGAGAGCATTTTCCTGTACTTCAGCTGCCAAATTTCAGTAAGGGCAGGTATTGGAGATGGAACTTACTGTGAGTTTTGCTGAGTTGGCAGAGTCTTTGACCAATAGAAGAGGCGTGCAGGCACCTGTGGTTCCATCTACGAACTGGACTACTTAAAGCAGGTGCCGCTGATTCTTGGAAAGAAACACCAACTCTGCCCTTGCAACGTATCAAAACAGTGTCAGGATTAGCTCAGCTCACAAGTCAGTATCCGCAGCAAAGAGAATGTCATCTCCATTGGGCAGGGCATAGACCTACCATTCAAGCACCAGGCCTCCAACACCGCTACTCCATTCTAAACTGTCGTGATTTAATAAATTACCCCCACAGATTTAAGCCTGGCACAAGATTATCGGGAAGTCAAAGGAAACTTTACAGGGATACTCTCCACGCCTCTTTGAATAAGAAGCCACATCTCTCACCAGCTCCTGGGATGAAGAAGGAATATCTGTTTGTCATTGAGAGTTCGGAGTCTGTGGTTCAAGAACATAGAATGTTAAATGGCAAAGAATACGTCACCTTTAGCCTACGACTCCCACCCTTATCAAGCATTTCCTGCCTGATTATGGTAGAGCCATAGGCCCCCAAATGATCTTAACAGACATCTCATAACCCACAGAAATGGAATGGAAACAGTTATCCTTCATCCCGAGGGTCAGCCTAGGAGcataaacattgagtgtgggtacTCAGGATCACTCAAAGAAATCAATGGTCAGAGTGAGAAAATGCGGAGAGAAGAGGGGTTGTGACGCAAAGAGCCACGGTGAACAGtgcggagcaacacacacaagatgctgcaggaactcagcaggtcaagcagcatctatggaaaggaataaagagtagaTGTTTCGAgtcgaaacctttcatcaggacaggaaagggagagagggcaGGGGGCAGAATACCAAAGGGAGGCGGGGGAGGGGGATGCAGCTCAAATTGGCAGGGaataggtgaggggggaaggtcgaTGAGGAGGACAGAATGGATGAACTGgaatgatggaagaagctgggaATTGATAAGTGGAAGAGTCGAAAGGCTGaataagaaggaatctgatgggagaggacagtggagcagGGAATAAATGAAAAGAGGTGGGGAATCAGAGGGAGAAGAAAGGCAGATTATGAGGGCggaagaggagaagagaagggatgaggGGGCTATTGGAATGAGATAAAATAAAGGCAGAGGCGGGAGGACACTTCTCTATCATGAGCCAGTGAACAGCAGAGATCACAGTGGTGGTCCGCTGTGAAATTTGTATTTAGTCCATCGCCAATCTTGACCGTTTGGTTTAAAACGGTGGCTTCGGAAGTTTGGAGAACTTTGTCTGAGTTTGCGAGCATAGTGGGTTATGTTTGTTTCCCGGACAGTTTGAGTTTACGTTGTCAACCTCACTCCTTTGAtctgaaagtttttaaaaagaAAACGGTCCCGGCAAGGTGTTTTCTCCGTCCGCTGGTTGATATATGGTgacgtttgatggccctgggcctgtattcactggaattcagaaaattgaggggtgacctcattgaaacctatcgaatagtgaaagggcttgatagagtggatgtgggaaggatgtttcctatggtaggagagacTAAGACCAGATAACTcaacctcagagtagaggggcgtccttttagaatggagatgaggacttgctgtggaattctttgtcacaggcagctgtggaggccaagtctttatgtatactcaaggcagagatcgatagattcttgactggacaGGGCGTGAAGtgatgcagggagaaggcaggagactggggctgagaggaaaactggatcaccTATGATGTAATGGCGAAGCAGAccgatgggccaaaatggcctaattctgttgctttatcttatagtcttatatttATATACTTAAGTGTAACTTCGGACAGTTTAGGTCAAAGAGTGAGTGCATCCTCCGGATCCGCATCTTGGGCGGCGGCGTCCCTCCCACAGCGGAAAATTAAGCGAAAAATTGCTGTTGCTCACTGTGTGTGGGTGACAGGGCGATAAGATGCTGGCGGCCAATGTCATAGTGGGGGTGCTATTCAAAGCTCATTTCTCGCTCTGTAGTCAATGGCAAATCCGTTTCACGCTCCGTTCTCAAAGCCAGCACCGTGTTAATGGTCTCAATGTTCGGACACAATCTCAATTTTCTGCTCTGAGATCTCACAGCTCCCGGCGACCCTCCCGTTTCCACTGCTCCCCGGCCACAGCACAATTTGGAAACATTTACTCGTCGAAAACTCACGGAGGGAGCTTGGTTGATTTCCAATAGCCTCTCGGCATTGTTTGTGATCGCGCAGGTGCCCCATAAACAGAGAATAAGGTTACTCTAGGGAAATCCGCGATGAATGAACGTTGGCCTCGCTAAATTCCAGTTCGTTAAATCAACAAGTGAGACCATTACTGCTAACAAAGGCGAGAATCGGGATGATCTGAGGTGTTAATTAATATGTAGAAATCAGATTTCCATTCAATTTAAAAGAGACAATTTCCTCTTGAATGGCGGTGCCCCCTCAAGGCCTGAATGCCCTGTGGTTGCTGTTCCTACGGTAATAACAAGCGCTGTTAAATGCAGTCAAAAACATCCCTCCTGCTTTATGTAAAATAATCTTGTTTATTTCTGCACAGGCTTGAGAAATAATTAGCATGTCTATAGCGCCTTTCACAACGTTAGAACGTCCAAAGTGTTTTTCACAAACAGTCAAGTACTTTTGGAGAGCAGTCACTCTTATAATTTAGAAAACGACTGCAGCCGACTTGAGCACGGCAAGATCCCGTCAAACTGCATTGCATTCGCGACCATTAACGGACTAACTCGGAGATGGTTTATCGCACCTGGGGCTCCTCTTCCACCCCCCGCCTCTAGACGGCTTGGACATTTCACAGGACCAGGTTTCTTTGTGCCTACACTGAGAGGGGGCGATGAACCGAATGGAGAAACGCCAGCTGTCTGCGGGGGAAGAAGGTCCCGTTTAGATTCTCCGTGTTACGGTTATTAGCGATTTCTGCCTTTCCCACACCACTAAATGGCAGCGCTCCCAGCGAGGCTTCGGGTTTACTTTTTCACAAACGAGACCATTTATCATCACTTCACACGCAGTACACTGACCCGCAGATGAACAGTCGCCCCCGCTATTTGAATAACGCCCATATTCGGCAAGGGAGGGGGTTGCGCTCAGGTATTTCCCTTTGCTATCATCCCGTGTTCAGTGTATTCAGTGTTGAACTGGTCGCGATGCGATAAGAATAAACTTCTGCAGAGGAACTGGACAGTCACGCTGTCACCATTCTGCCCTCCCTTATAATTATGGAGCCATAAAATGAGACCATTCGGACCGTCGAGTTCGGGCCGGTCGAAGATATGTTCAGTCTAACCCTACATTCCAGCACTAAATCCGTTATCCTTCAGATCACAACTGTTCAAGTACacatccaatttttttttgtgtaatGAGCCTCTCTGCCATTGTTTTTTTTCAAACAGGGACTTACAGACCCTACAAAAATATGGGTGAAAAATTATCCTCTTGGTTCCCCAAATCATTTTATCagctattttaaaataaaataatgtgTTTCTTTGGGAACTGTCTTGATATCGAGGCCTTCCATAATTTTTATATCTCAATTAAGTCTTCCTTTGGTTCCCAAGAAAGGAAGTCTAGTCCACGCAAACTTTAAGAATCCTTAACAGTTTCTAGTCCCAGTAAGGCCCTCGTCAATCTGTTGTGCATTCACTTCCATTCTATCGCTCTGCCTTTGGCACAGGAGGGCCGGGTGCAACGGTGTTTACTGCAGTCGGTGAACATGGGAAGAGATTATCTAAGGATCATACCCATACTGTGTTGACGCTAGTGTTGTTAAATTGGTTAATGTTCCAATGAATCTTTGTCAATTATGAATCTTTGACAAATAGTCAGAGAGAAGCAGCGTGGAGATTCGGCTAGAGCTTTGTTTCTTTCAGATCCTGTGTATTATGTTCTGAAGTACACTGGATGTAACGGTGGGCAGCTTCAAATGGAAACTGGGCCTATAAAAGTAAGAGGCTGAGGAAAATCCGGGGATGTTCgatcccctttctcccatgatccactgtcctctccgtCTGATTTCTTCTTCCTCAACCCTTTACCgcttcccagtttctcacttcattcccccaccccaccctcctaCCTCCCTCCTCAACTGCCTTCATccaccactttcttattctgatatcgttccccttcctttccagttctggtgaagggtcccagcccgaaacgtcgattcgCTATtcctttgcatagatgctgcctgtcctgctgtgttcctgcGGTG from Hemitrygon akajei chromosome 29, sHemAka1.3, whole genome shotgun sequence includes:
- the LOC140718567 gene encoding transcription factor HES-1-like — its product is MKNSSKPVGRFQLSLTTQACNYRKISKPLMEKKRRARINECLEQLKTLLEEHYSNNIRKRKLEKADILELTVKHLRDLQSSRQGALVLSQDGVAEYQAGFRSCLNGVSQYLLRSKSTDEHLRLGVLNHLVNAFPVFSASGFSTADSGCRFEVSPSTRLHSVQASFNPSIPPPSEPTAPTSRSGKPPPPSPSLARRSSQRRVAEVTLSEQKSIPETPAKEKRSPAISTDTKTTTNLVLSPDSEALWRPW